A region of Haliotis asinina isolate JCU_RB_2024 chromosome 7, JCU_Hal_asi_v2, whole genome shotgun sequence DNA encodes the following proteins:
- the LOC137290938 gene encoding uncharacterized protein F21D5.5-like, with translation MTGARFYRVVCYHICGQVSLCKQLNMSSRSQSLKRKAVADTKARAKKAKGETDLPNNMKWTQAGKELKGVCPLILLSSDTLEGREKVAGFDIDFTVIRTASGRKFATGAKDWEFWDDSVPAKMKELDEDGFRVVFFTNQAGIEKMKVKPAEIKDKIEAIITALDIPVLAFICTGNNHFRKPSTEMWNYFVENCNGGVEVDLEESVYVGDAAGRAKNWAPDKPKDFSCSDRMFAANIGINFKTPEEFFLNEKPAKFEWGSLNPVEYLKSAPKAGKKTYHSDSQEMVIMVGPPACGKSTLRKQYLEKHGYVAVNRDTMGTVEKCIKAAKEALSSGKSVVVDNTNPSVDARSKFIALAEDEGIPCRCFWMQTSPELYNHLNLVRQNQTNGEVRRIPGVGYAVFKKSFQEPTKDEGFSEILKIDFVPHFNNKRDEALFKQWTTGGH, from the exons ATGACAGGTGCGCGATTTTACCGGGTAGTTTGTTATCATATCTGTGGACAGGTCTCATTGTGCAAGCAGCTGAACATGTCTTCTCGCAGCCAAAGCCTTAAACGGAAAGCTGTTGCTGACACGAAAGCAAGGGCTAAAAAGGCGAAAGGGGAGACTGATTTGCCGAATAATATGAAATGGACCCAGGCCGGAAAAGAGCTGAAAGGGGTGTGTCCCTTGATTCTGCTTAGCTCGGATACACTAGAAGGGAGGGAGAAGGTTGCTGGATTTGACATCGATTTCACCGTCATACGAACGGCAAGTGGGCGGAAATTTGCAACGG GTGCTAAGGACTGGGAGTTCTGGGATGACAGTGTCCCAGCAAAGATGAAGGAACTTGATGAAGATGGGTTCCGAGTTGTCTTCTTCACAAACCAAGCAGGGATTGAGAAAATGAAagtgaaaccagctgaaatcaAGGATAAGATTGAAGCCATCATCACAGCACTAGACATCCCTGTGCTG GCATTCATCTGCACAGGTAACAACCACTTCCGGAAACCAAGCACCGAGATGTGGAACTACTTTGTGGAGAACTGCAATGGGGGGGTGGAG GTGGACCTGGAGGAAAGTGTGTATGTTGGGGATGCTGCAGGAAGGGCCAAGAACTGGGCGCCAGACAAACCCAAGGATTTCTCCTGTAGCGACCGCATGTTTGCTGCCAACATTGGGATCA ACTTCAAAACCCCGGAGGAGTTCTTCTTGAATGAGAAACCAGCCAAGTTTGAATGGGGATCCCTGAACCCTGTAGAGTATCTGAAAAGTGCACCAAAAGCGGGTAAAAAGACCTACCACAGTGAT TCTCAGGAGATGGTTATAATGGTGGGACCCCCAGCTTGTGGAAAGAGCACCTTGAGGAAACAGTACCTGGAGAAACATGGCTACGTTGCTGTCAACAGGGACACCATGGGCACTGTAGAGAAGTGTATTAAG GCAGCAAAGGAGGCTCTGAGTTCAGGGAAAAGCGTCGTCGTTGACAACACAAACCCATCAGTAGATGCCAGATCAAAATTTATTGCCCTGGCAGAAGATGAAG GAATCCCGTGTCGGTGTTTCTGGATGCAGACCTCCCCCGAGCTGTACAACCACTTGAACTTGGTCAGACAGAACCAGACCAATGGAGAAGTGAGAAGGATTCCAGGTGTTGGATATGCAGTCTTCAAGAAAAGCTTTCAGGAACCAACAAAAGATGAAGGATTTTCAGAAATTCTAAAAATTGACTTTGTTCCCCATTTTAACAACAAGCGTGATGAGGCCTTATTCAAACAGTGGACGAC